The following are encoded in a window of Citrobacter freundii genomic DNA:
- the cutA gene encoding divalent cation tolerance protein CutA, with the protein MLDVKNQDISIPDTVVVLCTAPDEATAQDLAAKVLAEKLAACVTLLPGATSLYYWEGKLEQEYEVQMILKTAVSHQQALLDCLKSHHPYQTPELLVLPVTHGDFDYRSWLNASLR; encoded by the coding sequence ATGCTTGATGTAAAGAATCAGGATATCTCCATCCCCGATACCGTTGTCGTGCTCTGTACCGCCCCGGATGAAGCAACCGCTCAGGATCTGGCCGCTAAAGTACTGGCGGAAAAACTGGCCGCCTGCGTCACACTGCTGCCCGGCGCTACCTCCCTCTATTATTGGGAAGGCAAGCTGGAGCAGGAATATGAAGTCCAGATGATCTTAAAAACCGCAGTTTCACACCAGCAAGCACTTCTCGATTGCCTGAAGTCACATCACCCGTACCAAACACCTGAACTTCTGGTTTTACCCGTCACTCACGGAGATTTTGATTACCGCTCATGGCTCAACGCATCCTTACGCTGA
- a CDS encoding protein-disulfide reductase DsbD: MAQRILTLILLLCSTSTFAGLFDAPGRSQFVPADQAFVFDFQQNQHVLNLSWQVKDGYYLYRKQISITPSQAETAEVKLPPGVWHEDEFYGKSEIYRQQLTIPVTVKQAAAGATLTVTYQGCADAGFCYPPETKTVPLREVAASAETPPTTSSATVSPEEQPQPTTQLPFSALWALLIGIGIAFTPCVLPMYPLISGIVLGGKQRLSTGRALLLTFIYVQGMALTYTALGLVVAAAGLQFQAALQHPYVLVGLAIAFTLLALSMFGLFTLQLPSSLQTRLTLMSNRQQGGSPGSVFTMGAIAGLICSPCTTAPLSAILLYIAQSGNMWLGGGTLYLYALGMGLPLMLITVFGNRLLPKSGPWMEHVKTAFGFVILALPVFLLERIIGDEWGIRLWSLLGVAFFSWAFITSLQAKRPWMRLVQITLLAAALVSVRPLQDWAYGTPHAQTQAHLNFKPIATVDALNQALAEAKGKPVMLDLYADWCVACKEFEKYTFSDPLVQQALSNTVLLQADVTANNAQDVALLKHLQVLGLPTILFFDAQGKEQPNARVTGFMDAATFSAHLHDRQP, translated from the coding sequence ATGGCTCAACGCATCCTTACGCTGATCCTGCTGCTCTGCAGCACATCAACTTTTGCTGGCTTATTTGACGCACCAGGTCGCTCGCAGTTTGTCCCGGCCGACCAGGCATTTGTGTTCGATTTTCAGCAAAACCAACACGTTCTGAACCTCTCCTGGCAGGTCAAAGACGGCTATTATCTTTATCGTAAACAGATAAGCATAACCCCATCTCAGGCCGAGACTGCCGAGGTAAAATTGCCGCCCGGGGTCTGGCATGAAGATGAGTTTTACGGCAAAAGTGAAATTTATCGTCAGCAGTTGACTATCCCTGTCACCGTCAAGCAGGCTGCTGCGGGTGCGACGCTAACGGTTACCTACCAGGGCTGTGCCGACGCCGGGTTCTGTTATCCGCCTGAGACAAAAACCGTGCCGTTACGTGAAGTGGCGGCCAGTGCAGAAACGCCACCAACGACCTCTTCAGCAACGGTATCGCCAGAAGAACAACCACAACCCACGACCCAACTGCCGTTCTCCGCATTGTGGGCGCTGCTGATCGGGATTGGCATTGCCTTTACACCTTGCGTCCTGCCGATGTACCCGCTGATTTCCGGTATCGTGCTAGGTGGAAAACAGCGCTTATCAACCGGACGAGCACTACTGCTAACCTTTATCTATGTCCAGGGAATGGCGCTCACCTACACCGCGCTGGGTCTGGTGGTTGCCGCTGCGGGATTACAATTCCAGGCGGCGCTACAGCATCCTTATGTCCTGGTTGGCCTTGCTATCGCCTTTACGCTGCTAGCTTTATCGATGTTCGGCCTGTTCACGCTACAGCTGCCTTCATCACTGCAAACACGCCTCACGTTAATGAGTAACCGTCAGCAAGGCGGCTCTCCCGGCAGCGTATTTACAATGGGGGCGATTGCCGGTCTGATCTGTTCGCCTTGCACCACCGCCCCACTAAGCGCAATCCTGCTGTATATCGCTCAGAGCGGAAACATGTGGCTAGGCGGCGGTACGCTGTATCTGTACGCGCTGGGAATGGGACTGCCCCTGATGCTCATTACCGTCTTTGGTAACCGTCTGCTACCGAAAAGCGGCCCGTGGATGGAGCATGTCAAAACCGCCTTTGGTTTTGTCATCCTGGCGCTTCCCGTATTTTTACTGGAACGTATTATCGGTGACGAGTGGGGGATCCGCTTGTGGTCGTTACTCGGCGTCGCGTTCTTTAGCTGGGCCTTCATTACCAGTCTGCAAGCCAAACGCCCATGGATGCGCCTTGTGCAAATAACCCTGCTCGCCGCCGCTCTTGTGAGCGTACGTCCCTTGCAGGACTGGGCATACGGTACGCCGCATGCACAAACGCAGGCACATCTGAACTTCAAACCCATCGCGACGGTCGATGCGTTAAATCAGGCGCTGGCAGAGGCAAAAGGTAAGCCGGTGATGCTGGATCTGTATGCCGACTGGTGCGTAGCCTGCAAAGAATTTGAGAAATACACCTTCAGCGATCCGCTGGTTCAACAGGCATTAAGCAACACGGTATTACTGCAGGCGGACGTCACGGCAAATAATGCCCAGGATGTCGCACTGCTGAAGCATCTGCAGGTTTTAGGGCTGCCAACCATTTTGTTTTTTGATGCTCAGGGTAAAGAGCAGCCAAACGCGCGGGTAACAGGTTTTATGGATGCCGCAACATTTAGCGCACATTTGCACGATCGCCAACCGTGA
- a CDS encoding transcriptional regulator — MQREDVLGEALKLLEVQGIANTTLEMVADHIDYPLDELQRFWPDKEAILYDALRYLSQRVDIWRRQLLLDDTLSAEQKLLARYNALAECVSNNRYPGCLFIAACTFYPDPGHPIHQLADQQKKAAHDFTHELLTTLEVDDPAMVAKQMELVLEGCLSRMLVNRSQADVETAHRLAEDILRFAQCRMGGALT; from the coding sequence GTGCAACGTGAAGATGTCCTGGGAGAAGCCCTGAAATTACTTGAGGTGCAAGGGATAGCCAATACCACGCTGGAAATGGTGGCCGACCATATTGATTATCCGCTTGATGAGCTGCAGCGCTTCTGGCCCGATAAAGAGGCCATCTTGTACGATGCCCTGCGGTACCTTAGCCAGCGGGTAGATATCTGGCGGCGTCAGCTTCTGCTTGATGACACCCTGAGCGCTGAGCAGAAGTTACTGGCTCGCTATAACGCCCTGGCCGAATGTGTGAGCAACAATCGTTACCCCGGCTGCCTGTTCATCGCCGCCTGTACCTTCTACCCTGACCCTGGCCACCCTATCCATCAACTTGCGGATCAACAAAAAAAGGCGGCCCATGATTTTACCCATGAACTGCTGACGACGCTGGAAGTTGACGACCCGGCGATGGTCGCCAAACAGATGGAACTGGTGCTTGAAGGTTGCCTGAGCCGCATGCTGGTCAATCGTAGCCAGGCCGACGTGGAAACGGCACACCGGCTGGCGGAAGACATCCTGCGCTTCGCTCAATGTCGTATGGGCGGTGCGCTGACCTAA
- a CDS encoding LysE family translocator: MNIMPYLLFAFVASITPGPTNILVLTSSQHYGVRATLPALVSGCVAASAIVLISGAGAGELLRQYPLVRQVMSWAGVLWLTWMSWQLFCAPATNIAGQTRHRFTAKAAALLQIINPKTWMMALAVVSLFAPTGEHMLRDVALMALWFLLISVACLLCWAWLGKAVNRVFRTTTAMVRFQRVMALCLLISAWAGMFA; this comes from the coding sequence GTGAATATTATGCCGTACTTGCTGTTTGCTTTTGTTGCTTCGATAACGCCAGGCCCCACCAATATTCTTGTGTTGACCAGCAGTCAGCATTATGGCGTGAGAGCCACACTGCCTGCGCTTGTCAGCGGCTGTGTGGCCGCCAGCGCCATTGTGCTGATATCTGGAGCCGGTGCAGGTGAACTGCTGCGCCAGTATCCGCTGGTACGCCAGGTGATGAGCTGGGCGGGTGTACTGTGGCTGACATGGATGAGCTGGCAGCTGTTTTGTGCTCCGGCAACGAATATTGCTGGGCAAACGCGCCATCGCTTTACTGCCAAAGCAGCGGCACTGTTGCAGATTATCAATCCCAAAACGTGGATGATGGCGCTGGCGGTGGTGAGTCTGTTTGCCCCTACGGGTGAGCATATGCTGCGGGATGTCGCGCTAATGGCGCTGTGGTTCTTACTGATATCTGTGGCGTGCTTGTTGTGCTGGGCGTGGCTGGGTAAGGCGGTAAACAGGGTGTTTCGCACCACCACGGCGATGGTGCGTTTTCAACGGGTGATGGCGCTGTGTCTGCTTATCTCCGCATGGGCGGGGATGTTTGCTTAG
- a CDS encoding AraC family transcriptional regulator produces the protein MANDWLELRQHADTGIETIKAHFEGHAFDPHWHDSYLVGLTLSGTQQFHCRRERHHSQPGDAFLLEPGEIHDGDAPVAGGFTYLTFYLDEQWLTHTLHGLYEATPGSYSLHFNQTLTREPHLVRAIGETFGSLHTDEMRIVQQSNMDNLLTQLTAHCRWRKRLPSQIQGCAMAHRARDYMHAHMGDNIGLSDLARETGTDRFTLTRSFKREFHMAPHAWLIQLRLAKARQLLARGEQPVAVATTLGFADQSHLGRWFQRAYRITPAHYRKLCTNLPDVSNK, from the coding sequence ATGGCAAACGACTGGCTTGAACTACGACAGCATGCCGATACCGGTATTGAGACTATTAAGGCGCACTTTGAAGGCCATGCCTTTGACCCGCACTGGCATGACAGCTATCTGGTGGGGCTCACCCTTTCCGGTACCCAGCAGTTTCACTGTCGCCGGGAGCGTCATCACAGCCAGCCGGGTGATGCGTTTCTGCTAGAACCGGGTGAAATCCATGATGGTGATGCCCCGGTTGCAGGCGGTTTTACCTATCTGACCTTTTACCTTGATGAACAGTGGCTGACCCACACGTTACATGGGCTGTACGAGGCTACTCCGGGTAGCTATTCACTGCACTTTAACCAAACGCTGACCCGTGAGCCGCATCTGGTTCGGGCGATTGGTGAGACATTTGGTTCACTGCATACCGATGAAATGCGTATCGTGCAGCAAAGCAATATGGATAATTTGCTGACTCAGCTCACGGCACATTGTCGGTGGCGTAAGCGTCTGCCATCACAAATACAGGGTTGTGCAATGGCGCATCGAGCGCGGGACTATATGCATGCGCATATGGGCGACAATATCGGCCTTTCCGATCTGGCACGGGAGACAGGGACAGACCGCTTTACCCTGACCCGCAGTTTCAAGCGAGAATTCCATATGGCACCGCATGCCTGGCTTATCCAGTTGCGGCTGGCAAAAGCACGTCAGCTCCTGGCGCGAGGGGAACAGCCCGTCGCTGTGGCGACAACGCTGGGCTTTGCCGATCAAAGTCATCTTGGGCGCTGGTTCCAGCGGGCGTACAGGATTACGCCTGCACATTACCGTAAGTTGTGCACAAACCTTCCAGACGTTTCCAATAAATAA
- a CDS encoding peroxidase family protein codes for MKNVIKPDLKYTLKQISIAQMDVDDLNFNILSNHLVPFSMRTFDASFNNLVTGQGKFGVTDFSFLRFFDSSFQAGYAGIWSVIDPPSWIISNRTANFLSAVEVNKETDPVLGISLDDVFGTPTPQEVIELAPRSKASTLTQDKITVHDGINTKLKPTDPIVLARKETSTEADDDDDDDDDDNDNDDVGGDGAFPLTASDVANLKNLVNGLEGGEDNDALGIRDLEGTGNNRVHLDYGSADQPFIRLTDAHYGAWNETTQNRDINPLFSGLDPRAISDALGAQEANLSGNAAGVNSLFTAFGQYFDHGLDFLGKGGNGTIQIGTPGSVPNPADLTRGTVNSIDANGIPQHLNKTSPFADQNQTYGSNELVGQFLREGDGLGGFTGKLLEGGLDPSNPNFKLLPTLSELILHHWNNNTLFTDSSLPGDHRVAFREYFAGLVDSNGVINQAMLPAMTSNFMGSGFALLLDTNPFINLLDHYVAGDGRANENIALTAIHNIWERNHNFHVNALLEAGFNGTAEELFQAAKIINEAEYQRVIYTDFADKLLGGMRGEGDHGFAEYNPEVDARVSHEFAVAAYRFGHSLIGQTLTVLDAEGNATQVPLFDAFLNPTNDTSAFNFPKSQLPYSPQPGYEQLGAAGIIAGGVVQPAEEVDVNIVDAVRNDLVRMSADVFAFDVAREWDVGLGSMNQIRADLMASLDPYVKEAVSFAGDLTPYGSWEDFQARNNLSDTVIAQFKKAYPDLVLEDSQIADFLAANPGYKLVNGNTVKGIDRVDLFVGGLAEKHINGGVVGQTFWVIIHEQLDRIQEGDRLYYLDRVEHLDLYEVIEEQGFAGIVARNTGLTNLPENIFGTSQLDKPPVIAHNNVVLNGGNGIDILNGGLGNDVLNGGGGNDTLNGGAGNDILNGGLGADVMVGGVGNDIYIVDNNGDVVTEGLNGGTDTVQTTLHNYTLTNNVENLVFTGTGAFTGRGNAIANTITGGNGNDFLYGMGGNDTLNGGAGNDVLDGGEGADNLQGGTGNDKMTGGAGNDRLDGGEGADVMVGGLGNDTYIVDNNGDVVTEGLNGGTDAVQTTLHNYTLTNNVETLVFTGTGAFTGRGNAIANTITGGSGNDFLYGMGGNDTLNGGAGNDALDGGDGADNLQGGAGNDKLTGGAGNDRLEGGQGDDIMTGGAGNDTFVFSAGFGRDCITSGFDSNPSGGQDYLDVSLFGIGVANFASSVKIAGGTGNSTVITIGDPVNANVITLENVNSKSVNIDDFILIG; via the coding sequence ATGAAGAATGTCATAAAACCTGACCTGAAATATACCCTCAAACAAATATCTATAGCACAAATGGATGTCGACGATCTCAACTTCAATATATTATCTAACCATCTTGTGCCATTCAGTATGCGAACCTTCGATGCTAGCTTTAACAACCTGGTCACAGGGCAAGGCAAGTTTGGTGTTACAGACTTTTCCTTCCTGCGCTTTTTTGATTCCTCATTTCAGGCGGGATATGCTGGGATATGGTCGGTTATAGATCCGCCGTCATGGATTATCAGCAACCGGACCGCCAATTTCTTATCCGCAGTTGAAGTGAACAAAGAGACCGATCCGGTGCTCGGCATAAGTCTGGATGATGTGTTTGGCACGCCGACGCCGCAGGAGGTGATTGAGCTGGCACCGAGATCCAAGGCTTCTACGCTAACTCAGGACAAGATCACGGTGCATGATGGCATAAACACCAAGTTGAAACCTACCGATCCCATTGTCTTAGCACGCAAGGAAACGTCGACGGAAGCCGATGACGATGACGATGACGATGACGATGACAATGACAATGACGATGTCGGCGGCGACGGTGCTTTCCCTCTCACCGCCAGTGATGTCGCCAACCTGAAGAATCTCGTCAACGGGCTTGAAGGAGGGGAAGACAACGATGCGCTCGGGATCCGAGATCTCGAAGGTACCGGTAATAACCGGGTTCACCTTGACTATGGTTCAGCCGATCAGCCGTTCATACGGCTCACCGACGCGCACTACGGCGCCTGGAACGAGACGACCCAAAACCGCGACATCAACCCCTTGTTCTCCGGGCTGGATCCGCGAGCCATCAGCGATGCCCTTGGTGCACAGGAAGCAAACCTGTCCGGCAATGCCGCTGGCGTGAACAGCTTATTCACGGCCTTCGGTCAGTACTTCGATCACGGTCTCGATTTCCTCGGTAAGGGAGGTAACGGAACGATCCAGATTGGCACTCCGGGCTCGGTTCCAAACCCCGCGGACCTGACTCGTGGCACCGTTAACAGTATTGATGCCAATGGAATCCCGCAGCATCTCAATAAGACATCGCCATTCGCTGACCAGAACCAAACTTATGGCTCTAACGAACTCGTCGGCCAGTTCCTGCGAGAAGGTGATGGACTGGGCGGGTTTACGGGCAAGCTGTTAGAGGGCGGACTGGATCCATCAAATCCAAATTTCAAGCTACTGCCCACGCTGAGTGAACTGATCCTGCATCACTGGAACAACAACACGCTGTTCACCGACAGCTCGCTGCCGGGCGACCACCGCGTAGCCTTCCGGGAGTACTTCGCCGGACTGGTCGACAGTAATGGCGTTATCAACCAAGCGATGCTTCCTGCCATGACCTCTAATTTCATGGGAAGTGGCTTTGCACTGCTGCTCGACACCAACCCCTTTATCAACCTGCTCGACCACTACGTGGCGGGTGATGGACGTGCGAACGAAAACATCGCACTAACCGCGATCCACAACATCTGGGAACGGAATCACAACTTCCATGTCAACGCATTGCTCGAAGCCGGATTTAATGGAACAGCTGAAGAGCTGTTCCAGGCTGCCAAGATCATTAACGAAGCTGAATATCAGCGCGTTATTTACACCGACTTTGCCGACAAGTTACTTGGTGGCATGAGAGGTGAGGGCGATCACGGCTTCGCCGAGTACAATCCGGAAGTGGATGCACGAGTCTCGCACGAGTTCGCGGTTGCCGCTTACCGGTTCGGGCATTCGCTGATAGGGCAGACGCTGACGGTGCTCGACGCTGAGGGCAATGCAACGCAGGTGCCGCTGTTCGACGCGTTCCTCAACCCGACCAACGATACGAGCGCGTTTAACTTCCCCAAATCGCAATTGCCTTACTCTCCACAGCCAGGCTATGAGCAACTGGGTGCCGCCGGGATCATTGCCGGGGGTGTTGTCCAGCCTGCGGAAGAAGTCGACGTCAATATCGTCGATGCTGTGCGCAACGACCTTGTTCGTATGAGTGCTGACGTGTTCGCCTTCGACGTCGCCCGCGAGTGGGACGTTGGTCTGGGTTCGATGAACCAGATCCGGGCCGACCTGATGGCCTCTCTCGATCCGTACGTCAAAGAGGCGGTCAGCTTTGCTGGTGATCTCACACCCTACGGTTCATGGGAAGACTTCCAGGCACGGAACAATCTCAGCGACACCGTCATTGCGCAATTCAAGAAGGCCTATCCCGACCTCGTACTAGAGGATAGTCAAATTGCAGACTTCCTGGCGGCGAATCCTGGCTATAAATTGGTCAACGGAAACACCGTCAAAGGTATCGACAGAGTGGATCTGTTCGTTGGCGGACTCGCCGAGAAGCACATCAATGGTGGTGTGGTTGGCCAGACCTTCTGGGTCATCATCCACGAACAACTTGACCGCATCCAGGAAGGTGACCGGCTGTATTATCTCGATCGCGTGGAGCATCTGGACCTCTACGAGGTTATCGAGGAACAGGGTTTTGCCGGGATCGTGGCACGCAACACGGGCCTGACCAATCTTCCCGAGAACATCTTCGGGACGAGTCAGCTCGATAAACCGCCGGTCATTGCCCACAATAACGTCGTCCTGAATGGTGGGAACGGCATTGACATCCTGAATGGTGGGCTCGGCAACGACGTCCTGAATGGCGGGGGCGGCAACGATACGCTCAACGGTGGGGCTGGCAACGATATTCTCAACGGCGGCCTCGGGGCCGATGTGATGGTGGGCGGTGTCGGCAATGACATCTATATTGTTGATAATAATGGCGACGTCGTCACAGAAGGTCTTAATGGCGGGACAGATACTGTCCAGACTACCCTCCACAATTACACGTTGACCAATAACGTTGAAAACCTGGTGTTCACCGGGACAGGCGCGTTTACCGGCAGAGGGAATGCCATTGCTAACACCATCACCGGTGGCAATGGTAATGACTTTTTGTATGGGATGGGAGGAAACGACACGCTCAATGGCGGGGCAGGAAATGACGTCCTTGATGGGGGGGAGGGTGCTGATAACCTTCAGGGCGGGACCGGTAACGATAAAATGACAGGCGGAGCGGGTAACGACAGACTTGACGGTGGCGAAGGGGCTGATGTGATGGTGGGCGGCCTCGGCAATGACACCTATATTGTTGATAATAATGGAGACGTCGTCACAGAAGGTCTTAATGGCGGGACAGATGCTGTCCAGACCACCCTCCACAATTACACGTTGACCAATAACGTTGAAACCCTGGTGTTCACCGGGACAGGCGCGTTTACCGGCAGAGGTAATGCCATTGCCAACACCATCACCGGTGGCAGCGGTAATGACTTTTTGTATGGGATGGGAGGAAACGACACGCTCAACGGTGGGGCAGGAAATGACGCTCTTGATGGGGGTGACGGTGCCGATAACCTTCAGGGCGGGGCCGGTAACGATAAACTGACAGGTGGAGCGGGTAACGACAGACTCGAGGGGGGCCAGGGTGACGATATCATGACCGGTGGTGCCGGAAATGACACCTTCGTCTTTAGCGCAGGCTTTGGGCGAGACTGTATTACCAGCGGCTTCGACAGTAACCCCAGCGGCGGACAGGATTACCTCGATGTGAGTTTATTCGGCATTGGTGTGGCGAATTTTGCCAGCAGCGTCAAGATTGCCGGGGGAACCGGTAACAGTACCGTAATTACCATCGGCGATCCTGTTAATGCCAATGTCATTACTTTAGAAAACGTAAACTCTAAAAGCGTCAATATTGATGATTTTATTCTAATCGGATAA